In Tiliqua scincoides isolate rTilSci1 chromosome 1, rTilSci1.hap2, whole genome shotgun sequence, the following are encoded in one genomic region:
- the KBTBD4 gene encoding kelch repeat and BTB domain-containing protein 4 isoform X1: protein MKGGAAHYWRSDLSNNMDSLEETGGSSTEETGNSSSENYFVNYTFTDRSHSGRVAQGIMKLCLEDELFADVTISVEGKEFQLHRLVLSAQSCFFRSMFTSNLKEAHNRVIELQDVSESVFQLLVDYIYHGTVKLRAEDLQETYEVADMYQLTALFEECSRFLARTVQVRNCLQIMWLADQHSDIELYTAAKHCAKSYLSQLQETEEFLHLPLRLMTDILSDGVPGSQNPTAAIETWISFNKEERAGFSEILRSSLKEIGENVHIYLIGKESSRTHSLAVSLHCADDNSISVSGQNSLCHQITAACKHGSDLYVVGGSIPRRMWKCNTTTIDWEWCAPLPRDRLQHTLVSVPSKDAIYSLGGKTLQDILSNAVLYYRVRDNVWTETSQLEVAMSGATGVNLNGVIYLFGGEENDLDFFTKPSRLIQCYDTNTEKCHVKPYVLPFAGRMHAAVHKDLVFIVAEGGSLLCYNPLLDSFTRLCLPDAWSSVPSLWKIASCNGNIYIFRDRYKKGDANTFKLNPATSVVTVTSGLKVLLTNLQFVLA, encoded by the exons ATGAAGGGAGGAGCCGCAC ATTACTGGAGGTCAGATCTAAGCAACAACATGGACTCATTGGAGGAGACTGGAGGTTCCTCgacagaggaaactggaaattcCTCATCAGAGAACTACTTTGTGAATTACACTTTCACTGACCGTTCTCACTCAGGCCGTGTGGCCCAAGGAATTATGAAATTGTGCCTGGAGGATGAGCTCTTCGCTGATGTCACCATCTCTGTAGAAGGCAAAGAATTCCAACTGCACCGGCTAGTCCTCTCTGCACAGAGCTGCTTTTTTCGTTCTATGTTCACTTCTAATCTAAAAGAAGCACATAATCGAGTAATTGAGTTACAAGATGTTAGCGAGAGTGTCTTTCAGCTTCTGGTGGACTATATTTATCATGGAACTGTAAAACTGAGAGCAGAAGATTTGCAAGAGACATATGAGGTGGCAGATATGTATCAACTAACTGCCCTCTTTGAGGAGTGCTCCCGTTTCTTGGCTCGAACTGTGCAAGTGCGGAACTGTTTGCAGATTATGTGGTTGGCTGATCAGCATAGTGACATTGAGCTCTACACAGCTGCCAAGCATTGTGCCAAGTCATATTTATCACAGCTGCAGGAAACAGAAGAGTTTCTGCACCTTCCTCTCCGTCTCATGACAGATATTCTTTCAG ATGGGGTTCCAGGTTCTCAGAATCCAACAGCTGCCATAGAAACCTGGATCAGCTTTAATAAAGAAGAACGTGCAGGTTTCTCAGAAATACTGCGATCAAGTTTAAAG GAAATTGGAGAAAACGTTCACATCTACTTGATCGGAAAGGAATCATCGCGTACACATTCTCTTGCTGTCTCCCTGCACTGTGCTGATGACAACTCTATCAGTGTCAGTGGTCAGAACAGCTTGTGTCACCAAatcactgcagcctgcaagcaTGGCAGTGACCTATACGTTGTCGGAGGATCCATTCCACGACGCATGTGGAAATGTAACACCACCACAATAGACTGGGAATGGTGTGCTCCCCTGCCCCGTGACAGGCTCCAACACACACTGGTTTCTGTGCCCAGCAAGGACGCAATCTATTCCCTAGGGGGAAAGACACTGCAGGACATTCTCTCTAATGCTGTCCTATACTACAGAGTAAGAGATAATGTATGGACAGAGACTAGTCAGCTGGAAGTAGCAATGTCTGGGGCTACAGGTGTAAATCTCAATGGTGTCATTTAtttgtttgggggggaggagaatgacCTTGACTTCTTTACAAAGCCCTCTCGGCTTATCCAGTGTTATGACACTAACACAGAGAAGTGCCACGTGAAACCTTACGTACTACCTTTTGCAGGGCGCATGCACGCTGCTGTGCACAAGGACCTGGTGTTCATAGTAGCTGAGGGGGGTTCATTATTGTGCTATAACCCTCTGCTGGATAGCTTTACCCGGCTTTGTCTGCCAGATGCCTGGAGTTCAGTACCATCCCTTTGGAAGATTGCTAGTTGCAATGGTAACATCTATATCTTCCGGGATCGCTACAAAAAAGGAGATGCCAACACCTTCAAACTCAATCCTGCCACTTCTGTAGTAACTGTCACTAGTGGCCTCAAAGTGCTACTTACAAATTTGCAGTTTGTGTTGGCTTGA
- the KBTBD4 gene encoding kelch repeat and BTB domain-containing protein 4 isoform X2: MDSLEETGGSSTEETGNSSSENYFVNYTFTDRSHSGRVAQGIMKLCLEDELFADVTISVEGKEFQLHRLVLSAQSCFFRSMFTSNLKEAHNRVIELQDVSESVFQLLVDYIYHGTVKLRAEDLQETYEVADMYQLTALFEECSRFLARTVQVRNCLQIMWLADQHSDIELYTAAKHCAKSYLSQLQETEEFLHLPLRLMTDILSDGVPGSQNPTAAIETWISFNKEERAGFSEILRSSLKEIGENVHIYLIGKESSRTHSLAVSLHCADDNSISVSGQNSLCHQITAACKHGSDLYVVGGSIPRRMWKCNTTTIDWEWCAPLPRDRLQHTLVSVPSKDAIYSLGGKTLQDILSNAVLYYRVRDNVWTETSQLEVAMSGATGVNLNGVIYLFGGEENDLDFFTKPSRLIQCYDTNTEKCHVKPYVLPFAGRMHAAVHKDLVFIVAEGGSLLCYNPLLDSFTRLCLPDAWSSVPSLWKIASCNGNIYIFRDRYKKGDANTFKLNPATSVVTVTSGLKVLLTNLQFVLA, encoded by the exons ATGGACTCATTGGAGGAGACTGGAGGTTCCTCgacagaggaaactggaaattcCTCATCAGAGAACTACTTTGTGAATTACACTTTCACTGACCGTTCTCACTCAGGCCGTGTGGCCCAAGGAATTATGAAATTGTGCCTGGAGGATGAGCTCTTCGCTGATGTCACCATCTCTGTAGAAGGCAAAGAATTCCAACTGCACCGGCTAGTCCTCTCTGCACAGAGCTGCTTTTTTCGTTCTATGTTCACTTCTAATCTAAAAGAAGCACATAATCGAGTAATTGAGTTACAAGATGTTAGCGAGAGTGTCTTTCAGCTTCTGGTGGACTATATTTATCATGGAACTGTAAAACTGAGAGCAGAAGATTTGCAAGAGACATATGAGGTGGCAGATATGTATCAACTAACTGCCCTCTTTGAGGAGTGCTCCCGTTTCTTGGCTCGAACTGTGCAAGTGCGGAACTGTTTGCAGATTATGTGGTTGGCTGATCAGCATAGTGACATTGAGCTCTACACAGCTGCCAAGCATTGTGCCAAGTCATATTTATCACAGCTGCAGGAAACAGAAGAGTTTCTGCACCTTCCTCTCCGTCTCATGACAGATATTCTTTCAG ATGGGGTTCCAGGTTCTCAGAATCCAACAGCTGCCATAGAAACCTGGATCAGCTTTAATAAAGAAGAACGTGCAGGTTTCTCAGAAATACTGCGATCAAGTTTAAAG GAAATTGGAGAAAACGTTCACATCTACTTGATCGGAAAGGAATCATCGCGTACACATTCTCTTGCTGTCTCCCTGCACTGTGCTGATGACAACTCTATCAGTGTCAGTGGTCAGAACAGCTTGTGTCACCAAatcactgcagcctgcaagcaTGGCAGTGACCTATACGTTGTCGGAGGATCCATTCCACGACGCATGTGGAAATGTAACACCACCACAATAGACTGGGAATGGTGTGCTCCCCTGCCCCGTGACAGGCTCCAACACACACTGGTTTCTGTGCCCAGCAAGGACGCAATCTATTCCCTAGGGGGAAAGACACTGCAGGACATTCTCTCTAATGCTGTCCTATACTACAGAGTAAGAGATAATGTATGGACAGAGACTAGTCAGCTGGAAGTAGCAATGTCTGGGGCTACAGGTGTAAATCTCAATGGTGTCATTTAtttgtttgggggggaggagaatgacCTTGACTTCTTTACAAAGCCCTCTCGGCTTATCCAGTGTTATGACACTAACACAGAGAAGTGCCACGTGAAACCTTACGTACTACCTTTTGCAGGGCGCATGCACGCTGCTGTGCACAAGGACCTGGTGTTCATAGTAGCTGAGGGGGGTTCATTATTGTGCTATAACCCTCTGCTGGATAGCTTTACCCGGCTTTGTCTGCCAGATGCCTGGAGTTCAGTACCATCCCTTTGGAAGATTGCTAGTTGCAATGGTAACATCTATATCTTCCGGGATCGCTACAAAAAAGGAGATGCCAACACCTTCAAACTCAATCCTGCCACTTCTGTAGTAACTGTCACTAGTGGCCTCAAAGTGCTACTTACAAATTTGCAGTTTGTGTTGGCTTGA
- the PTPMT1 gene encoding phosphatidylglycerophosphatase and protein-tyrosine phosphatase 1 — MSLPAALGSCAARLLFYPSLLYTLARERLPLGSPRPWFHRIDRAVLLGALPLRGRCRQLVEEENVRAVVTMNEEYETRFLCYSPQEWEAMGVEQLRLSTVDLTGIPSLENLHEGVKFVLKHRDSGNSVYVHCKAGRFRSATMVAAYLIQLRQWTPQEAIEAIVKIRPYIIIRQKQIQILEDFHRSITVETQQKSVETQHTEQKPPKDIRDHIPKAPGS; from the exons ATGTCCCTCCCGGCCGCGCTGGGCTCCTGCGCCGCGCGGCTCCTCTTCTACCCGAGCCTCCTGTACACGCTGGCCCGCGAGCGGCTGCCCCTCGGCTCCCCAAGGCCCTGGTTCCACCGCATCGACCGCGCCGTGCTCCTGGGCGCGCTGCCTCTGCGGGGACGCTGCCGTCAG CTGGTAGAAGAGGAGAATGTGCGAGCAGTGGTCACCATGAATGAAGAGTACGAGACTCGCTTCCTGTGCTATTCCCCCCAG GAGTGGGAGGCCATGGGTGTAGAACAGCTGCGTCTTAGCACTGTGGACCTGACAGGAATCCCCTCACTGGAAAATCTGCACGAAGGGGTCAAATTTGTACTGAAGCATCGCGACAGTGGAAACAGTGTTTATGTGCATTGCAAAGCTGGCCGCTTCCGCAGTGCCACCATGGTTGCTGCATATTTAATTCAG CTGCGCCAATGGACACCGCAAGAAGCAATAGAAGCTATTGTTAAGATCCGCCCTTATATCATCATTCGTCAGAAACAGATACAGATACTCGAGGACTTTCATAGGAGTATAACTGTTGAAACACAGCAAAAGTCAGTGGAGACTCAGCACACAGAGCAAAAGCCACCAAAGGACATCCGGGACCATATTCCGAAAGCACCTGGTTCCTAA